Proteins encoded together in one Numida meleagris isolate 19003 breed g44 Domestic line chromosome 17, NumMel1.0, whole genome shotgun sequence window:
- the GPR142 gene encoding probable G-protein coupled receptor 142: protein MVPVPNSTAVTWPEPERSPCMVGIFPVVYYSVLLGLGLPVNVLTAVALSRLATRTKKSSYWYLLALTTSDILTQVFIIFVGFILQTAILARAVPRTFIHIVNVLEFTANHASIWVTVLLTVDRYVALCHPLRYRTVSYPRRTRRIIAAVFAVALATGIPFYWWLDAWHDADPPTALDRVLKWVHCVTIYFLPCSIFLATNSVIIRKLKQRGRSGSRRPHRGKTTALLLAVTTVFMVLWAPRTAVMMCHLYVASVKRDWRVHLALDIANMVAMLNTTLNFFLYCFVSETFRRAVSEVLRAHTQHGPCPSGARFVPPTLSPLQLLGTARSAGGCHHPGVPVLTQHPVGPCPRDAAPLCPHPHSCGAGGGRSSQLLSSSNNAAKLPPGLGPHELCSPREEAM, encoded by the exons ATGGTCCCGGTGCCCAACAGCACGGCGGTGACATGGCCGGAGCCGGAGCGGTCGCCCTGCATGGTTGGCATCTTCCCCGTCGTGTACTACAGCGTCCTGCTGGGCCTGGGGCTGCCag tGAACGTCCTGACCGCCGTGGCCCTGTCCCGCCTGGCCACGAGGACCAAGAAGTCATCGTATTGGTACCTGCTGGCCCTCACCACCTCCGACATCCTCACCCAGGTCTTCATCATCTTCGTGGGCTTCATCCTGCAGACAGCCATCCTGGCGCGGGCGGTGCCCCGCACCTTCATCCACATCGTCAACGTGTTGGAGTTCACAGCCAACCACGCCTCCATCTGGGTCACCGTCTTGCTCACCGTGGACCGCTACGTTGCCCTGTGCCACCCGCTGCGGTACCGCACCGTCTCCTACCCCCGCCGCACCCGCAGGATCATCGCCGCTGTCTTCGCTGTGGCTCTGGCCACCGGCATCCCCTTCTACTGGTGGCTGGACGCGTGGCATGACGCCGACCCGCCCACTGCACTGGACAGGGTGCTCAAATGGGTGCACTGCGTCACCATCTacttcctgccctgcagcatctTCCTGGCCACCAACTCCGTCATCATCCGCAAACTGAAGCAGCGCGGGCGCTCCGGGAGCCGCCGGCCGCACCGGGGCAAGACCACAGCCCTCCTCCTGGCCGTCACCACTGTCTTCATGGTGCTCTGGGCGCCCCGCACCGCTGTCATGATGTGCCACCTCTACGTGGCCTCGGTCAAGCGGGACTGGCGCGTGCACCTGGCCCTGGACATCGCCAACATGGTGGCCATGCTCAACACCACCCTCAACTTCTTCCTCTATTGCTTTGTCAGCGAGACGTTCCGCCGCGCCGTGAGCGAGGTGCTCCGTGCCCACACACAGCACGGCCCCTGCCCCAGCGGCGCCCGCTTCGTGCCCCCAACCCTGAGCccgctgcagctgctgggcacGGCGCGCTCAGCAGGGGGCTGCCACCACCCAGGGGTCCCGGTGCTCACCCAGCACCCGGTGGGACCCTGCCCAAGGGATGCTGCCCCGCTGTGCCCACATCCACACAGCTGCGGTGCTGGGGGTGGCAGGAGCTcacagctgctctccagctccaACAACGCAGCAAAGCTGCCTCCAGGGCTGGGCCCACatgagctctgcagccccagggagGAGGCAATGTGA
- the GPRC5C gene encoding G-protein coupled receptor family C group 5 member C, with amino-acid sequence MGAAVPAAACVLLALLPTSRAQSTPPSGCGQDLSSLYYNLCDLTAAWGIVLEAAASLGAVTSFVLTIVLVASLPFVQDPQKKSLVATQAFFLLGTFGLFCLTFDFIVGPDFSTCTSRRFLFGVLFALCFSCLLAHAVALNFLARRNRGPRGWVTLAVALLLALVEVIINAEWLIITVARREGGAADPCGLADADFVMALIYVMVLLVAAFGTAWPALCGRYTRWRKHGAFILATSGLSMVIWVAWMAMYLYGNQRVGKKPGWDDPTLAIALVSNAYAFILLYVIPEVTHVTRRSSEQGYEDDVYPTRGVGYETILKEQKSQSMFVENKAFSMDEPSFGKKPVSPYSGYNGQLLTSVYQPTEMALMHKGTSEGPYDVILPRATAASSASSTLRAEDAFAVQARHAAAQRDARGSQVLSPYSRNRW; translated from the exons ATGGGTGCTGCGGTGCCGGCGGCCGCCTGCGtcctgctggccctgctgcccacGAGCCGTGCCCAGAGCACCCCTCCATCGGGCTGCGGCCAGGACCTCTCCTCGCTCTACTACAACCTCTGCGACCTGACAGCAGCATGGGGCATCGTGCTGGAGGCCGCGGCCAGCCTGGGCGCCGTGACCAGCTTCGTCCTCACCATCGTGCTGGTGGCCAGCCTGCCCTTCGTGCAGGACCCCCAGAAGAAGAGCCTGGTGGCCACGCAGGCCTTCTTCTTGCTGGGCACCTTCGGGCTCTTCTGCCTGACGTTTGACTTCATCGTGGGGCCGGATTTCTCCACCTGCACCTCTCGCCGCTTCCTCTTCGGCGTCCTCTTTGCGCTGTGCTTTTCCTGCCTGCTGGCGCACGCCGTGGCTCTCAACTTCCTGGCGCGGAGGAACCGCGGCCCGCGGGGCTGGGTGACGCTGGCGGTGGCCCTGCTCCTGGCGCTGGTGGAGGTCATCATCAACGCCGAGTGGCTCATCATCACGGTGGCCCGGCGGGAGGGCGGAGCTGCGGACCCCTGCGGGCTGGCAGATGCTGATTTCGTCATGGCGCTCATCTACGtcatggtgctgctggtggccgCCTTCGGCACCGCCTGGCCGGCCCTCTGCGGCCGCTACACGCGCTGGAGGAAGCACGGCGCCTTCATCCTGGCCACCTCCGGCCTCTCCATGGTCATCTGGGTGGCATGGATGGCCATGTACCTCTACGGGAACCAACGCGTGGGCAAGAAGCCCGGTTGGGATGACCCCACGTTGGCCATCGCCTTGGTGTCCAACGCCTACGCCTTCATCCTCCTCTACGTCATCCCCGAGGTGACACACGTGACGCGGCGCAGTTCGGAACAAGGCTACGAGGACGACGTGTACCCCACGCGCGGGGTGGGCTACGAGACCATCCTGAAGGAGCAGAAGTCGCAGAGCATGTTTGTGGAGAACAAAGCCTTCTCCATGGACGAGCCGTCCTTCG GCAAGAAGCCGGTGTCCCCATACAGCGGCTACAACGGGCAGCTGCTGACCAGCGTCTACCAGCCCACAGAGATGGCTCTGATGCACAAGGGGACG AGTGAAGGTCCCTATGATGTGATCCTGCCCCGTGCCACCGCcgccagcagtgccagctccacaCTGCGAGCCGAGGATGCCTTTGCCGTACAGGCCCggcatgctgcagcacagcggGATGCTCGGGGCAGCCAG GTGCTGTCCCCATACAGCAGGAACCGGTGGTGA